The Verrucomicrobiota bacterium genomic sequence AGATGGACAAGGAAGTCAAGGTCGCCGAGTCCGCGGTCGAAGTGCAGCGCAAACGCGCCACGGTGGTCGCTGAGGAAAAAGCTGTCGTCCAGCAGCAGGAAGAAAAGACCAATATCGAAGCCCGCATGACGGCTGAGCGCGTGCGTGAAGTTACGCTCATCGAGGCCGAGATGAACGCCAAGAAAGATCAGGTCGAAAAAGTCGTCGCGGCCGATGCTCAGAAAGAAGCCGAACGCCACCTGGCGGAGGCCGAGAAGATCAAAACCATCACCGCCGCCGATGCCGCACGTGAAGCGGCGTTGCGCGACGCCGAACGCCTCCAAACGATTGCAGATGCCGAAGCCAAGGCCTCGGACAAGAAACGCCACGCGATGGAGCAGGAGGCCGAGGGCCTTGCGGCCAGAGAAGCCGCCCGCGGTTTAGCCGAAGCGCGTGTCATCACGGCCAAGGCCACCGCGAAGAAGGCTGACGCCGGCGCGGTCCGCGAGCTGGGCCTGGCCGAAGCTGAGGTCATCAAGGCGAAAGGCCATTCCCACGCCGACATCACCCAGCAGCAAGCCGAGGCTGAGGCCGAAGGCGTGAAGGAAAAGGAACTGGCCATCGCCACCGGCATCGAAGCCAAAGGCCTGGCCGAGGCCAAGGGCATCGAGGAAAAAGCCAAGGCCATGAAGCTGCTCCACGCGGCCAGCCAGCAACACGAGGAATTCCGCATCAAACTCGCCAAGGAACGCGACGTCGAACTGGCCGCGATTCACGTCCAGAAGGACATCGCCCGGGCCCATTCTGAGATCGTGGCCGAGGTGCTCAAGCACGCGAACATCGACATCGTCGGCGGCGAGAACGACTTCTTCGAGAAGGTGGTGCGCGCGGTGGGCAACGGCAAAGCCGTGGACCGTCTCGTCGGGAGCAGTGAAACGCTGACCGAGATCAAAAACTCGTTCTTCAACGGCGATCCCGAATTCTTCAAGGAACGCCTCCGCGCCTGGGTCAAAGACTTCGGGATCCGGTCCGAAGACTTGAAGAATCTGACGGTGGCGGCGTTGCTGGCCAAACTGCTGGCCTCCACGAAGGACTCTTCCCTGCAATCGGTAATCCAATCAGCCCAAACGATGGCGCAGGAAAGCGGCCTGGCCGACGTGCTGGCCGCGACGGCACTCTCCGAGCAAGAAACCGCCAAGGCGTGAATACCCGCTCCACGCGCCTATCCTGGCTGGCGAATCCTGTCATCGCGTGATAAAGACAAGCCATGAAAACGATCCATGCATTACATGAAAAGGGCGTCTTTCGCCCATTGGAATCGGTGGATCTGCCGGAACGGACGGAGGTGGAAGTGGTGTTGAAAGCTGCAGGAGAGAATCCGCCGCCGGACGAGAATCTGAAGGCGATCAACGAAATACTCTCCGAGAGATTTCACAGCGGGGAACACGATTTGGCCGCGCGTCACAATGAGCATCAGCCATGACGGCCGTCTTTCTGGATACGGTCATGTTTCCTTTAATGATGGGCCGGTTGGGCATCACTAAAGCGTTCACGAACGTCAAGCATTTCCGGGCCGCCGGCTTCGAGACTCTGTTTTGATCAACCGTGCTAACTGAAAGCGGGGATGCAGTCGCGTCCGAGGCGCAGGTCGCTTCGCCGGAATCCGCCGCGCCCTCCACCGCGCAGGCGCTAGGCAGCGCGACTTACGAGATCATCCGCCAGCGCCTCCAGGTCCAGGGCAATCTCCTCCGCGAGCGGATGGCCAAACTCGACGCGCGGCGGCAAGCAGTCTTCGGCGCCATCGAGTACAAACTGCTCAAGGCGGATCGCATCGTCACGGCGCACAATTGCGTTCCTCGGGACATGGTGCCGCTTGGCCACGGGCGCTTTTTGTTCGGCTTCAACGTCCAGTTCGGGCTGAAGAAAGAGATCAATCTGAGCGACGTGTTCGCGATCTACTCGCACGACGAAGCGTCCGGTCTCTGGAAGGAGAGCGACCTGGGCGTGCTGCAGGACAAAACGTTCGTCACGGATTTCAAGCGCACCTACAGCGCACCGACTTAATGGGCTTGTTGCTGCTGATTTCGCCGCCGGGCTACGGCAAGACGACGCTCATGGAGTACATCGCCAGCCGCCTGGGCATCGTCTTCATTAAAATCAACGGCCCGGCCCTCGGTCACGGCGTCACGTCGCTGGATCCCGAAGAAGCGCCCAACGCGGCCGCTCGCGAAGAGATTCAGAAGCTGAATCTGGCGCTGGAAATGGGGGACAACGTGTTGATCTGCGTGGACGACATCCAACATTGCAACCCGGAGTTTCTGCAAAAATTCATCTCGCTGTGCGACGCGCAGCGGAAGATCGAAGGCGTCTGGCGCGGCCAGCCCCGCACTTATGATCTGCGCGGACGCAAGGTCGTCGTGGTCATGGCGGGCAACCCCTACACGGAAAGCGGGCAGAAGTTCAAAATCCCCGACATGCTCGCCAACCGCGCCGACACCTACAACCTGGGCGATATCATTGGCGGCAGCGCGGATTACTTCAAAGCCAGCTATCTGGAAAATGCCGTCACGTCGAACACCGTCCTCGCGCCGCTGGCCAACAAGAGCCAGAAAGATATCCGCACGTTCATCCGCATGGCCGAATTCGGTGAGCGCGACGCGACGGGCCTGGAGGGCAGTTATTCCTCGCAGGAAGCCGAGGAGATTCTGAACGTGATGAAGAAGTTGGTGAAGATTCGCGAGATTGTCCTGCGCGTAAACCAGGAATACATCCATTCCGCGGGACAGGCGGACGAATTCCGCACCGAACCGCCGTTCAGGCTCCAGGGCTCTTACCGGAACATGAATCGCCTGGCCGAGAAAATCGTGCCGATCATGAACGATCAGGAGGTGCTGGACCTCGTCCTCGACCATTATCGGAACGAATCGCAAACCCTCACCACCGGCGCGGAAGCCAATCTGCTCAAGTTCAAAGAAATCATCGGCCTGCTGACCGACGCCGAGAAAGCGCGGTGGGAAGAAATCAAAAAAGCGTTCAAACGCCACCAACTCACGCGCGGGGGCGACTCGAACGATCCCGTGAGCCGCGTGGTCTCGCAACTGGCCGGCTTCCAGGCCGGCCTTGAAGCGATTCAAGAAACGCTGGCGACGCAGTTGGCGAAAGCGCAATCGCCGCAGTTGAACGTGGATTTGACTCCGCTGAGCCAGAGTCTGGAAGCCTTGCGTTCCGGCGTGGAAACCCGCCTGGAGCATCTGGCCGCTCCGGCCAAAGCCGAGTCGCGTCCCACCGGCGAAGCCGCGCAGGTGGCCCGGCAACTGAGCGCCGGATTGCAGGCCTTGCGCGAAAGCCTGGCGTCGGCGCTCGGCGAGGTTCATTCCGGAGTGACGGCCCGCCGGCTGGAAACGTTGGACGCAAACATCACGGCCGTTTACAACACGCTGGAAACTTTGAAAGACATGGCTCGCCAACAGAGCCTCAACCTGCGGGCAGCGCAGGATTTGCTGGCCCAACGCGCGCGGCAAGGCACCGTGGAGATTGAATTGACCCAGGACATGCTTGCGAACGAAAGCCTCTTTCTGGAAAAGTTCCACCAATTGCTGGCTGAGCGCGAGCAGCGGCAGATCCCGCCGCCCTATTCCCATTCACCGGCGAAGCCTTCGACTTAACCCATGAAAAAGTTTCGCAAAAGGTTCCAGGATCTGAGCCAGAAAGCGGCGCAGATCAAACACGTGTTGGAAGCCGCGCCCGGCAAAGTGGCCGAGGTTCGCCAGCTCATCACTCAAACCGTCGGCGAATTCCAGCAGCTCAAGGATGACTTCCGGATCAGCAGTTCGGCGTTTCCGGAAATTCTGGAACAACTCACCGCCGGGGCCGAAATCCTGGACGAAACCGGCTACAGCCTCGACCACGTTCAGATGGAAGTCGGAGGCAACCCTCGGCTCATCGTTCATTTGAATCGCGAAGAGGAAACGAGCGCGAGTTCGTTGCGCGACCTGCAAACGAAACACCAGAGCAACGTTGCGTTTCGCAGCATCCTCGCGGCGCTCAGCAAAGCCGAGGAAATGGCGGCGAAGGTGCGTCTTCCCGGCATGACCTATGGCGCGCTGACGGTTGAGATCGGCATGATGCCTGGCGTCCGGCTCACGTGGTGGTCGGACGCCACGCACGTCGAAGAGGAGGAGACCCAACCCGCGCCTCCGACACCGCAAATCGTCGCACCCGCCGCGCCCGCGCCGGCTCAACCTGGATCGGCGTTCCTCGGTCAAGGTTCATTCTTCGAGCGGCGCACACCTTTGCCTGCGTCTGCCGTCGAAGCGAAGCCCTCCCAACAGCACGGGGAAAGCGCCGCGGCTCCGGCGCTCACCCCGAAGGCCAGTGAAGCGGCGAGCAAACCCGGTCCCGGTTCCACTCCCGGCGGTTGGCGGCGTGACGCCCTGGATCGATTCAAGCAGATGCCGGACCTTTCGAAATACAGCCGATAAAGCGGACGGCAGGCCACAGCTACGCCCGTCGACCCCCGACGCGATAGAGCAAGGAGGCCATCGCCAGAAAAAGCAGCATCGGCCACCACGTGTGGTTTTGCGCCAGCGCGCCGAGGATGCTGCTCTGGTCGAACACGGCGTCCTTCTCGTAGAAGGCGATGATGGATTGCACGACGCCGGCAATCGCGCCCCCGGCGATGAGTCCCGAAGCCATCAAGACCCCCGGCGAGAATTCAGCGGCCGTCGAGCCGTGGTCTCCGCGCTTGCGGTCCACGAGCCAGCGCACGATTCCGCCCGTGAAGATACCGGCGGAGGTCGAGATCGGAAGGTAGAGCCCCACGGCGAACGGAAGTGAGGAAACGCCGACCAACTCCATGATGACCGCAAAGAGCATCCCCACCAGCACCAGCCCCCACGGGATGCGCCGGTCCAGCGTTCCGTCTATGATCAGCGCGAAGAGCTGCGCTTTCGGCGCGTCAAACTTCCAATTCTGCACCGCGGTGTGCGTGATGGTTCCGGATTCATCCACAAGATAGCGGCCAATCGGCACGCCGCTTTCCTCGCGTTCGGTCTGGACCGCGCGGTACGACACATGATCGAGGCCCAGTTCCGTGGCTGGACTCGTTGCGTAAGCAATCTTTCCTTCGAGCGTGGCCAGGTATTCGCCCGGCGGCGCTGTTCCGCTCTTTTCGGCCAACTGGATGACGCGGTATTCCTTGCCGTCGAGCCCAGGTCGAGTCGGCGCGTCCACGGGAATCGGGATCGTGACTTCCGGGTAATTGCGCTTCTCCAGAAGTGGGAGTTTCGCGCCGGAGATAGACTTTCGCTCCAAACGCCAAGGGAAGTCGGGATCCACGCTGGCCACGACCGCAAATGCCACGCTGCCGTCGTTACGAACCAGATAACGGCCACGCGTCGTGAGTGGCCCGGTTGCTTCCCGCACATAGACGAGGCGATAGTCTCTATCGTCCGGTCCTTTCACGGTGGCTGCATTCGGTGGCAGAGGAAGGCGGAAGCCTTCGTGCGCGACCGGTTTGTATGTGGTGTGCGCCGTATCCAGAATCTGAAGGATCAAGCCAATGGCGAGCGCGGAGACAATCGCGCCAATCATGATGGCGATCTGCTGCAACCGGGGTGTCGCGCCCACGATGAAT encodes the following:
- a CDS encoding AAA family ATPase, which gives rise to MGLLLLISPPGYGKTTLMEYIASRLGIVFIKINGPALGHGVTSLDPEEAPNAAAREEIQKLNLALEMGDNVLICVDDIQHCNPEFLQKFISLCDAQRKIEGVWRGQPRTYDLRGRKVVVVMAGNPYTESGQKFKIPDMLANRADTYNLGDIIGGSADYFKASYLENAVTSNTVLAPLANKSQKDIRTFIRMAEFGERDATGLEGSYSSQEAEEILNVMKKLVKIREIVLRVNQEYIHSAGQADEFRTEPPFRLQGSYRNMNRLAEKIVPIMNDQEVLDLVLDHYRNESQTLTTGAEANLLKFKEIIGLLTDAEKARWEEIKKAFKRHQLTRGGDSNDPVSRVVSQLAGFQAGLEAIQETLATQLAKAQSPQLNVDLTPLSQSLEALRSGVETRLEHLAAPAKAESRPTGEAAQVARQLSAGLQALRESLASALGEVHSGVTARRLETLDANITAVYNTLETLKDMARQQSLNLRAAQDLLAQRARQGTVEIELTQDMLANESLFLEKFHQLLAEREQRQIPPPYSHSPAKPST
- a CDS encoding DUF104 domain-containing protein, which produces MKTIHALHEKGVFRPLESVDLPERTEVEVVLKAAGENPPPDENLKAINEILSERFHSGEHDLAARHNEHQP